A single region of the Ancylobacter novellus DSM 506 genome encodes:
- the pdhA gene encoding pyruvate dehydrogenase (acetyl-transferring) E1 component subunit alpha, with amino-acid sequence MVVAAKKSAVSKTVGKTAAPKAPAKSATRSPARRSEKASGVSEFSKAEELDAYRKMLEIRRFEEKAGQLYGMGLIGGFCHLYIGQEAVVVGMQAALKEGDEVITGYRDHGHMLACGMDPKGVMAELTGRRGGYSKGKGGSMHMFSIEKGFFGGHGIVGAQVSLGTGLAFANRYRDNDNVSLTYFGDGAANQGQVYESFNMAELWKLPVVFIIENNKYAMGTAVNRASAQTDFSKRGTSFNIPGEQVDGMDVRAVKAAGARAVEFARSGKGPYILEMLTYRYRGHSMSDPAKYRSKEEVQKMRTEHDPIEQVRNRLLEKKWATEEELKAIDAEIRDQMNAAADFASADPEPDVSELYTDVLR; translated from the coding sequence ATGGTCGTCGCCGCGAAGAAATCGGCTGTCAGCAAGACGGTCGGTAAAACCGCCGCCCCCAAAGCCCCCGCCAAATCCGCTACCCGCAGTCCGGCGCGCCGCTCGGAGAAGGCGTCAGGGGTTTCCGAGTTCAGCAAGGCGGAGGAACTCGACGCCTACCGCAAGATGCTGGAGATCCGCCGCTTCGAGGAGAAGGCCGGCCAGCTCTACGGCATGGGCCTGATCGGCGGCTTCTGCCATCTCTATATCGGCCAGGAGGCTGTCGTCGTCGGCATGCAGGCCGCCCTCAAGGAGGGCGACGAGGTCATCACCGGCTATCGCGACCACGGCCACATGCTCGCCTGCGGCATGGACCCCAAGGGCGTCATGGCCGAGCTCACCGGCCGCCGGGGCGGCTATTCCAAGGGCAAGGGCGGCTCGATGCACATGTTCAGCATCGAGAAGGGCTTCTTCGGCGGCCATGGCATCGTCGGCGCGCAGGTGTCGCTCGGCACCGGCCTCGCCTTCGCCAATCGCTACCGCGACAACGACAACGTCTCCCTGACCTATTTCGGCGACGGCGCGGCCAATCAGGGCCAGGTCTATGAGAGCTTCAACATGGCGGAGCTCTGGAAGCTGCCGGTCGTCTTCATCATCGAGAACAACAAGTATGCGATGGGCACCGCGGTGAACCGCGCCTCCGCCCAGACCGACTTCTCCAAGCGTGGCACCTCCTTCAACATTCCCGGCGAGCAGGTCGACGGCATGGACGTGCGCGCGGTCAAGGCCGCCGGCGCCCGCGCGGTCGAGTTCGCCCGTTCGGGGAAGGGGCCCTACATCCTCGAGATGCTCACCTATCGCTATCGCGGCCACTCCATGTCCGACCCGGCCAAGTACCGGTCGAAGGAGGAGGTGCAGAAGATGCGCACCGAGCACGACCCGATCGAGCAGGTACGCAACCGCCTCCTGGAGAAGAAGTGGGCCACCGAGGAGGAACTGAAGGCGATCGACGCCGAGATCCGCGACCAGATGAACGCGGCGGCCGACTTCGCCAGCGCCGATCCGGAGCCGGACGTCTCCGAGCTCTACACCGACGTGCTGCGCTGA
- the glmU gene encoding bifunctional UDP-N-acetylglucosamine diphosphorylase/glucosamine-1-phosphate N-acetyltransferase GlmU, translating to MRQLLVIVLAAGEGTRMLSALPKVLHRLAGRPMVSHVLDTALAAGAAHLAVVVGPGHEAVAAEVRRVAPEAELFVQSERRGTAHAVLAAREALARGYDDVVVMYGDTPLVRIETIGELRGPLAGGAAVSVLGFRPDDPTGYGRLVTDGDGALVAIREHKEASPEELAVGLCNAGLMALDGRAALDILQSVGDANAKKEFYLTDVVEIARALGRAAAVCEAAVEEVVGVNSRAQLAEAEAILQARLRRHAMDNGATLVAPETVFFSADTKLGRDVVIEPNVFFGPGVSVEEGATIRAFSHVEGAHVGAGAIVGPFARLRPGAELGEGVHVGNFVEIKASDLAPGVKVNHLSYVGDSSVGANTNIGAGTITCNYDGFRKHRTTIGANAFIGTNSLLVAPVTVGDGAYLGTGSVITEDVPADALAIGRARQVNKPGLAKRLRERLSAGLAPKK from the coding sequence ATGCGCCAGCTTCTCGTCATCGTTCTCGCGGCCGGGGAAGGCACGCGCATGCTCTCGGCGCTGCCGAAGGTGCTGCACAGGCTCGCCGGCCGGCCGATGGTCTCGCATGTGCTGGACACGGCGCTCGCCGCCGGGGCGGCGCATCTCGCCGTGGTGGTCGGTCCCGGCCATGAGGCGGTGGCTGCCGAGGTGCGCCGCGTGGCGCCGGAGGCGGAACTGTTCGTGCAGTCGGAGCGGCGCGGCACCGCCCACGCGGTGCTGGCGGCGCGCGAGGCGCTGGCGCGCGGCTATGACGACGTGGTGGTGATGTATGGCGACACGCCGCTGGTGCGGATCGAGACCATCGGCGAGCTGCGCGGCCCACTCGCCGGCGGCGCGGCGGTCTCCGTGCTCGGCTTCCGGCCGGACGATCCGACCGGCTATGGCCGGCTGGTGACGGATGGTGACGGCGCGCTCGTCGCCATACGCGAACACAAGGAGGCAAGCCCTGAGGAGCTTGCCGTCGGCCTGTGCAATGCCGGCCTGATGGCGCTCGACGGGCGCGCGGCGCTTGACATCCTCCAAAGCGTCGGCGACGCCAACGCCAAGAAGGAGTTCTACCTCACCGACGTCGTCGAGATCGCCCGCGCGCTCGGACGCGCCGCGGCGGTGTGCGAAGCGGCGGTGGAGGAGGTGGTCGGCGTCAACAGCCGCGCCCAGCTCGCCGAGGCCGAGGCGATCCTGCAGGCGCGCCTGCGCCGCCACGCCATGGACAATGGCGCGACGCTGGTAGCGCCTGAGACGGTGTTCTTCTCCGCCGACACGAAGCTTGGCCGCGACGTAGTGATCGAGCCCAATGTGTTCTTCGGTCCCGGCGTCAGCGTGGAGGAGGGCGCCACCATCCGCGCCTTCAGCCATGTCGAGGGCGCGCATGTCGGCGCGGGCGCGATCGTCGGCCCCTTCGCCCGGCTGCGCCCCGGCGCCGAGCTCGGCGAGGGCGTGCATGTCGGCAACTTCGTGGAGATCAAGGCGTCCGACCTCGCGCCGGGCGTCAAGGTGAACCACCTCTCCTATGTCGGCGATTCCAGCGTCGGCGCGAACACCAACATCGGCGCCGGCACCATCACCTGCAATTACGACGGCTTCCGCAAGCACCGCACCACCATCGGCGCCAACGCCTTCATCGGCACCAACAGCCTGCTGGTGGCGCCGGTGACGGTGGGCGACGGTGCCTATCTCGGCACCGGCTCGGTCATCACCGAGGACGTGCCGGCCGACGCGCTCGCCATCGGCCGCGCCCGGCAGGTCAACAAGCCGGGGCTGGCGAAGCGGCTGCGCGAGCGGCTCTCCGCCGGCCTCGCGCCGAAGAAATGA
- the queF gene encoding preQ(1) synthase, with product MNDATESPLQLGRATQWPASPEEAVLDRVPNPQADTLYVARFTAPEFTSLCPVTGQPDFAHLVIDYVPKDWLVESKSLKLYLASFRNHGAFHEDCTVAVGRRLYDLLEPHWLRIGGYWYPRGGIPIDVFWQSGAPPADIWLPNQGVPPYRGRG from the coding sequence ATGAACGACGCAACGGAAAGCCCGCTCCAGCTCGGCCGCGCCACGCAATGGCCCGCCTCGCCGGAGGAAGCGGTGCTCGACCGCGTGCCGAACCCTCAGGCAGACACGCTCTATGTCGCCCGCTTCACCGCCCCGGAGTTCACGTCGCTCTGCCCGGTGACCGGCCAGCCGGACTTCGCGCATCTGGTGATCGACTACGTGCCGAAGGACTGGCTGGTCGAATCCAAGTCGCTGAAGCTCTACCTCGCCAGCTTCCGCAACCACGGCGCCTTCCACGAGGACTGCACCGTCGCCGTCGGGCGGCGGCTTTACGATCTTCTTGAGCCGCACTGGCTGCGCATCGGCGGCTACTGGTACCCGCGCGGCGGCATACCGATCGACGTGTTCTGGCAGAGCGGCGCGCCGCCCGCGGACATCTGGCTGCCCAACCAGGGCGTGCCGCCCTATCGCGGGCGGGGGTAG
- a CDS encoding PH domain-containing protein — MNKPDYEASPAMFRNQPLGFIAAVLLIPVFGVGILILLYWYIKARSVRLTIAGDSIHLSRGILSKEQTDIDIREIRTVLIRQSFWQRIFNVGQVEVFTTGDMPEFSLQGMPDPNFVRDYIRGRINREDEER, encoded by the coding sequence TTGAACAAGCCCGACTACGAAGCGAGCCCGGCAATGTTCCGCAACCAGCCGCTGGGCTTCATCGCCGCGGTTCTGCTCATTCCGGTGTTCGGCGTCGGTATTTTGATACTGCTCTATTGGTACATAAAGGCGCGTTCCGTGCGCCTGACCATCGCCGGCGACTCGATCCATCTCTCGCGCGGCATCCTCAGCAAGGAGCAGACCGACATCGACATCCGGGAGATTCGCACCGTGCTCATTCGCCAGAGCTTCTGGCAGCGCATTTTCAACGTCGGTCAGGTCGAGGTGTTCACCACCGGGGACATGCCGGAGTTCTCGCTCCAGGGCATGCCGGATCCCAATTTCGTGCGGGACTATATCCGCGGGCGGATCAACCGGGAGGATGAAGAGCGATGA
- a CDS encoding DMT family transporter → MTDPSPAPGDSPSPAHLSLAHNPRALFALLAMPLFFATNLIVGRAVVGTVAPWSLAFWRWLFAAAMLLPFAIPALIGHRYLLAAQWKRILLLGLLGMVLCGGNVYAALETTTATNATLIYTTSTIMIVVMDAVLARRRLPLVQFIGTLAGFAGIALITVHGEPLRLMELEFNDGDLGILVAAIAWAAYSLMMRDGPLVRMGSVAIFATVAVAGTALLAPLALWEAANGGVQPHGLEAWSAIIFLAIFPSVLAFILFLYCVKVAGAPVTANFLYTLPVYGVLLAVLLLGEELHVYHAVGFVLVLGGVVLATYRPAAKPH, encoded by the coding sequence ATGACCGACCCCTCGCCTGCCCCCGGCGATTCCCCCTCTCCCGCCCACCTCTCCCTCGCGCACAACCCGCGGGCGCTGTTCGCGCTGCTGGCGATGCCGCTGTTCTTCGCCACCAACCTGATCGTCGGGCGCGCCGTCGTCGGCACGGTGGCGCCGTGGTCGCTGGCCTTCTGGCGCTGGCTCTTCGCGGCGGCGATGCTGCTGCCCTTCGCCATCCCAGCCCTCATCGGCCACCGCTACCTGCTGGCGGCGCAGTGGAAGCGGATATTGCTGCTCGGCCTGCTGGGCATGGTGCTGTGCGGCGGCAACGTCTATGCGGCGCTGGAGACCACCACGGCGACCAACGCGACGCTGATCTACACCACCTCCACCATCATGATCGTGGTGATGGACGCCGTGCTGGCCCGCCGGCGCCTGCCGCTGGTGCAGTTCATTGGCACGCTGGCGGGATTTGCCGGCATCGCGCTGATCACCGTACATGGCGAGCCGCTGCGGCTCATGGAATTGGAATTCAACGACGGCGACCTCGGCATCCTCGTCGCCGCGATCGCCTGGGCGGCCTATTCGCTGATGATGCGCGACGGGCCGCTCGTCCGGATGGGCAGCGTCGCCATCTTCGCCACCGTGGCCGTGGCCGGCACGGCACTGCTGGCGCCGCTGGCGCTGTGGGAAGCGGCGAATGGCGGCGTGCAGCCGCACGGGCTGGAAGCCTGGAGCGCCATCATCTTCCTCGCCATCTTCCCCTCGGTGCTGGCCTTCATCCTGTTCCTGTACTGCGTGAAGGTGGCGGGCGCCCCGGTGACAGCCAACTTCCTCTATACGCTGCCTGTCTATGGCGTGCTGCTGGCGGTGCTGCTGCTGGGCGAGGAACTGCACGTCTACCATGCCGTCGGTTTCGTGCTGGTGCTCGGCGGCGTGGTGCTGGCGACCTACCGGCCGGCGGCCAAGCCGCACTGA
- the glmS gene encoding glutamine--fructose-6-phosphate transaminase (isomerizing), with protein sequence MCGIIGIVGTAPVADRLVESLKRLEYRGYDSAGLATLETGRLARRRAEGKLRNLEAVLREAPLKGHTGIGHTRWATHGRPSVANAHPHATTNVAVVHNGIIENFRELRDELLGEGANFESETDTEVVAHLVTREMRDGRNPVDAVAATLPRLQGAFALAFLIDGEENLLIGARKGSPLAIGYGKGEMYLGSDAIALAPFTDTIAYLDDGDWAVLRRGGAEIHDASNALVERVAQKTTASAFLVEKGNFRHFMAKEMHEQPEVVAHTLAHYLDMASDTVQLPGNLPFDFAKLERVSIAACGTAYYAGLVAKYWFERYARLPVEIDVASEFRYREAPLPANGLSIVISQSGETADTLASLRYARDAKQHLLAVVNVPTSTIAREADVIMPTLAGPEIGVASTKAFTCQLATLAAVAVAAGRARGVISAAEERSLVHALVEVPRLMNEALKLEGDIEHLARSFAKTQDVLYLGRGTSYPLALEGALKLKEISYIHAEGYAAGELKHGPIALIDEKMPVVVIAPHDAVFEKTMSNMQEVAARGGRIILITDATGAAKASLETEATLVLPDMHPLVAPLVYAIPVQLLAYHTAVVMGTDVDQPRNLAKSVTVE encoded by the coding sequence ATGTGTGGCATCATCGGCATCGTCGGCACCGCTCCGGTGGCCGACCGTCTCGTCGAATCGCTGAAGCGTCTGGAATATCGCGGCTATGACTCGGCCGGCCTCGCCACGCTGGAGACCGGGCGCCTCGCCCGCCGCCGCGCCGAGGGCAAGCTGCGCAATCTGGAGGCCGTGCTGCGCGAGGCGCCGTTGAAGGGCCATACCGGCATCGGCCATACCCGCTGGGCGACGCATGGCCGCCCCAGCGTCGCCAATGCCCATCCGCATGCGACGACGAATGTCGCCGTGGTCCATAACGGCATCATCGAGAATTTCCGCGAACTGCGCGACGAGCTGCTTGGCGAGGGCGCCAATTTCGAGAGCGAGACCGACACCGAGGTCGTCGCCCACCTCGTCACCCGCGAAATGCGCGACGGCCGCAATCCGGTCGATGCGGTGGCGGCGACGCTGCCGCGCCTGCAAGGCGCCTTCGCGCTCGCCTTCCTGATCGACGGCGAGGAAAACCTCTTGATCGGCGCCCGCAAGGGTTCGCCGCTCGCCATCGGCTACGGCAAGGGCGAGATGTATCTCGGCTCCGACGCCATCGCGCTGGCGCCCTTCACCGACACCATCGCCTATCTCGACGACGGTGACTGGGCGGTGCTGCGCCGTGGCGGGGCGGAGATCCACGACGCTTCCAACGCCCTCGTCGAGCGCGTGGCCCAGAAGACCACGGCTTCCGCCTTCCTGGTCGAGAAGGGCAATTTCCGCCACTTCATGGCCAAGGAGATGCATGAGCAGCCCGAGGTCGTCGCCCATACGCTGGCGCATTACCTCGATATGGCGAGCGACACGGTCCAGCTGCCCGGCAACCTGCCCTTCGACTTCGCCAAGCTGGAGCGCGTCTCCATCGCCGCCTGCGGCACCGCCTATTATGCCGGCCTCGTCGCCAAATACTGGTTCGAGCGCTATGCGCGCCTGCCGGTGGAGATCGACGTCGCCTCCGAGTTCCGCTACCGCGAGGCGCCGCTGCCGGCCAACGGGCTCTCCATCGTCATCTCGCAGTCGGGCGAGACCGCCGACACGCTGGCCTCGCTGCGCTATGCGCGCGACGCCAAGCAGCATCTGCTGGCGGTGGTGAACGTGCCGACCTCGACCATCGCCCGCGAGGCGGACGTGATCATGCCGACGCTGGCAGGGCCGGAGATCGGCGTCGCCTCGACCAAGGCCTTCACCTGTCAGCTGGCGACGCTCGCCGCCGTCGCGGTGGCGGCGGGGCGCGCGCGCGGTGTCATCTCGGCGGCGGAAGAACGCTCGCTGGTCCACGCGCTCGTCGAGGTGCCACGCCTGATGAACGAGGCGCTGAAGCTCGAAGGCGACATCGAGCATCTCGCGCGCTCCTTCGCCAAGACGCAGGACGTGCTCTATCTCGGCCGCGGCACCTCCTATCCGCTGGCGCTGGAAGGCGCGCTGAAGCTGAAGGAAATCTCCTACATCCACGCTGAGGGCTATGCCGCCGGCGAGCTCAAGCACGGCCCGATCGCGCTGATCGACGAGAAGATGCCGGTGGTGGTGATCGCCCCGCACGACGCGGTGTTCGAGAAGACCATGTCGAACATGCAGGAGGTTGCCGCGCGCGGCGGGCGGATCATCCTGATCACCGACGCGACCGGCGCCGCGAAGGCGTCGCTGGAGACCGAGGCGACGCTGGTGCTGCCGGACATGCACCCGCTGGTCGCGCCGCTGGTCTACGCCATCCCGGTACAGCTGCTCGCCTATCACACGGCGGTGGTGATGGGCACCGACGTCGACCAGCCGCGCAATCTGGCGAAATCCGTGACGGTGGAGTAG
- a CDS encoding glycosyl hydrolase family 17 protein, translating to MRLPLALAAVVCAAIVAVWAWLGQPVPAPVSPLAAGEKLPCVSYAPFRPNQSPFTAGLVIPPEQIDDDFARLAKISQCVRTYSTQMGMSVVPELARKHGLTVLQGIWLSGDPAKNRVEIDAGLKAVQQNPDVVKAVVVGNEVLLRGELSAIDLAAVIKEVKGKLPPGVEVTYADVWEFWERNRDLANSVDFVTVHILPFWEDLPVAAQDSVAHLNDIREHVGEIFAGKEILIGETGWPSQGRMREGALPSPSNQANVIQELLALAKAKGYRLNVIEAFDQPWKRASEGTVGGHWGFLDAYTRDFKFTWGEAVSDHPEWKLQALVGVVFAGAIFLAAGAAKRRAGPERMRTRRWLAVAGIAFFAGLLYGRLVATVPVESLGVGGWTRGIALLALALLVPLACAAGIGLRARRPSLTAALNPAATPEATGFERLLALLLAASIVLTVQIAFGLVFDPRYKDFQFAGLTPIITAFAFYALISGPRRPGDERHAEIIAGAVLLGSGLYVAVNETFANWQALWTSGLFVLLGLTLWRFARAGRTR from the coding sequence ATGCGACTGCCCCTCGCGCTTGCCGCCGTCGTCTGTGCGGCGATCGTTGCCGTATGGGCCTGGCTCGGCCAGCCCGTGCCGGCGCCGGTCTCGCCGCTGGCCGCCGGCGAGAAGCTGCCCTGCGTCTCCTATGCGCCGTTCCGCCCCAACCAGTCGCCCTTCACGGCGGGGCTGGTGATCCCGCCGGAGCAGATCGACGACGATTTCGCCCGGCTGGCCAAAATCAGCCAGTGCGTGCGCACCTATTCGACCCAGATGGGGATGTCGGTGGTGCCCGAGCTCGCCCGCAAGCACGGCCTCACCGTGCTGCAGGGCATCTGGCTCAGCGGGGACCCGGCGAAGAACCGGGTCGAGATCGATGCCGGCCTCAAGGCGGTGCAGCAGAACCCCGACGTGGTCAAGGCGGTGGTCGTCGGCAACGAGGTGCTGCTGCGCGGCGAGCTCTCCGCCATCGACCTCGCCGCCGTGATCAAGGAAGTGAAGGGCAAGCTCCCGCCGGGCGTCGAAGTCACCTATGCCGATGTCTGGGAGTTCTGGGAACGCAATCGCGACCTCGCCAATTCGGTCGATTTCGTCACCGTGCACATCCTGCCTTTCTGGGAGGACTTGCCGGTCGCCGCGCAGGATTCCGTCGCCCATCTCAACGACATACGCGAGCATGTCGGTGAAATCTTTGCCGGCAAGGAAATCCTGATCGGCGAGACCGGCTGGCCGAGCCAGGGCCGCATGCGCGAGGGGGCACTGCCTTCGCCCTCGAACCAGGCCAACGTGATCCAGGAACTGCTGGCGCTGGCCAAGGCCAAGGGCTACCGGCTCAACGTGATCGAGGCCTTCGACCAGCCGTGGAAGCGGGCCTCGGAAGGCACGGTGGGCGGTCATTGGGGCTTCCTCGACGCCTATACGCGCGACTTCAAGTTCACCTGGGGCGAGGCGGTCTCGGATCATCCCGAATGGAAGCTGCAGGCGCTTGTCGGCGTGGTCTTCGCTGGCGCCATCTTCCTCGCCGCGGGCGCGGCGAAGCGTCGCGCCGGGCCGGAGCGGATGAGGACGCGGCGCTGGCTCGCTGTAGCCGGCATCGCCTTCTTCGCCGGCCTGCTCTATGGCCGGCTGGTGGCGACGGTGCCGGTCGAGAGCCTCGGCGTCGGCGGCTGGACCCGCGGCATTGCGCTGCTCGCATTGGCGCTGCTGGTACCGCTCGCCTGCGCCGCTGGCATCGGCTTGCGCGCCCGCCGTCCCAGTCTCACCGCCGCGCTCAACCCGGCGGCGACGCCGGAGGCGACGGGGTTCGAGCGCCTGCTCGCCCTCCTGCTCGCCGCCTCCATCGTGCTGACGGTGCAGATCGCCTTCGGGCTTGTGTTCGACCCGCGCTACAAGGACTTCCAGTTTGCCGGGCTGACCCCGATCATCACCGCCTTCGCCTTCTACGCGCTGATCTCCGGTCCGCGGCGGCCCGGCGACGAGCGCCACGCCGAGATCATCGCCGGGGCGGTGCTTCTCGGCAGCGGCCTTTATGTCGCGGTGAACGAGACCTTCGCCAACTGGCAGGCGTTGTGGACCAGCGGACTGTTCGTCCTGCTCGGTCTCACGCTCTGGCGCTTCGCCAGGGCCGGGCGAACGAGATGA
- the eno gene encoding phosphopyruvate hydratase — MTAIVDIVGREILDSRGNPTVEVDVVLEDGSMGRAAVPSGASTGAHEAVELRDGDKGRYLGKGVTKAVDAVNGEIFDAIGGMDAEDQAAIDRILIELDGTPNKARLGANAILGVSLALAKAAAAARDLPLYRYVGGVNARVLPVPMMNIVNGGAHADNPIDFQEFMILPVGAPTFAEGLRTGAEIFHTLKKALKDAGHNTNVGDEGGFAPNLPSADAALAFVVKAIESAGYKPGEDVYIGLDCASTEFFKNGKYDYEGEGAVRDIEAQVKYLADLVSRYPIATIEDGMAEDDWEGWKLLTDAIGSKCQLVGDDLFVTNVTRLEAGIKQGVANSILVKVNQIGSLTETLNAVEMAHKAGYTAVMSHRSGETEDSTIADLAVATNCGQIKTGSLARSDRTAKYNQLLRIEQELGPQAIYAGRAALKALA, encoded by the coding sequence ATGACCGCCATCGTCGATATCGTTGGGCGTGAAATCCTGGACAGCCGCGGCAACCCGACCGTCGAGGTCGACGTGGTGCTGGAAGACGGCTCCATGGGCCGCGCCGCCGTCCCCTCCGGCGCCTCCACTGGCGCGCATGAAGCCGTCGAGCTGCGCGACGGCGATAAGGGCCGCTATCTTGGCAAGGGTGTGACCAAGGCGGTCGATGCCGTGAATGGCGAGATCTTCGACGCCATCGGCGGCATGGACGCCGAGGACCAGGCGGCCATCGACAGGATCCTGATCGAGCTCGACGGCACGCCGAACAAGGCCCGCCTCGGCGCCAACGCCATCCTCGGCGTGTCACTGGCCCTCGCCAAGGCGGCGGCCGCCGCCCGCGACTTGCCGCTCTACCGCTATGTCGGCGGCGTCAATGCCCGCGTGCTCCCCGTTCCGATGATGAACATCGTCAATGGCGGTGCCCATGCGGACAACCCGATCGACTTCCAGGAATTCATGATCCTGCCGGTCGGCGCCCCGACCTTCGCGGAAGGGCTGCGCACCGGCGCGGAGATCTTCCACACGCTGAAGAAGGCGCTGAAGGATGCCGGCCACAACACCAATGTCGGCGACGAGGGCGGCTTCGCTCCGAACCTGCCGTCGGCGGATGCCGCGCTCGCCTTCGTGGTGAAGGCCATCGAATCGGCCGGCTACAAGCCGGGCGAGGACGTCTATATCGGCCTCGACTGTGCCTCGACCGAGTTCTTCAAGAACGGCAAGTACGACTATGAGGGCGAGGGCGCCGTGCGCGATATCGAGGCGCAGGTGAAGTACCTCGCCGACCTCGTCTCGCGCTACCCGATCGCCACCATCGAGGACGGCATGGCCGAGGACGACTGGGAGGGCTGGAAGCTCCTGACCGACGCCATCGGCTCCAAGTGCCAGCTCGTCGGCGACGACCTGTTCGTCACCAACGTCACGCGGCTGGAGGCGGGCATCAAGCAGGGCGTCGCCAACTCGATCCTCGTGAAGGTGAACCAGATCGGCTCGCTGACCGAGACGCTGAACGCGGTCGAGATGGCGCACAAGGCGGGCTACACCGCGGTGATGTCGCACCGTTCGGGCGAGACCGAGGATTCGACCATCGCCGACCTCGCGGTGGCGACGAATTGCGGGCAGATCAAGACCGGCTCGCTGGCCCGCTCGGACCGCACCGCCAAGTACAATCAGCTCCTGCGCATCGAGCAGGAGCTCGGCCCGCAGGCGATCTATGCCGGCCGCGCGGCGCTGAAGGCGCTTGCCTGA
- a CDS encoding FtsB family cell division protein: MIIRTRWRSILQTVTLHLGAAALIGYFAFQGYNGQYGLLARRSFEQQHANLTQERDRLRSQREALQAKVRLLSPERVDADMLDEQARSLLNLVNPKDLVLLLPKPAAAPTATQ, encoded by the coding sequence ATGATCATACGCACCCGCTGGCGCTCCATCCTCCAGACCGTCACCCTGCATCTCGGGGCGGCGGCGCTGATCGGCTACTTCGCCTTCCAGGGCTATAACGGCCAGTACGGCCTGCTCGCCCGCCGCTCCTTCGAGCAGCAGCATGCCAATCTCACGCAGGAACGCGACAGGCTGCGTTCCCAGCGCGAGGCGCTGCAGGCCAAGGTCCGCCTGCTTTCGCCCGAGCGCGTCGATGCCGACATGCTGGACGAGCAGGCGCGCTCGCTGCTGAATCTCGTCAACCCCAAGGATCTGGTGCTTCTGCTGCCGAAACCGGCGGCTGCGCCGACCGCCACGCAGTGA